GCCGGGTGCTGGGCGGCATAGCCACGCACCAGGTCCGCGGTGTGGTCGCGCGAGCCGTCGTTGACGACGATGATCTCGGCATCCCACTGCTGCTGCCCGATGTGCTCAAGCACCCGGTCGAGCGCGTGGCAGATGCGCTCACTCTCGTTGTAGGCGGGAATGACGATGCTGTAGCCGGGGGTTCCCATGCGGGCGCGGGACGTCGGAGGATTGTATATGGCGACGGTCGGGAACAGCAGGTCCCTCACGGCTGAAGCCGTTCGGGATGACACTCTACAAAACGGCGCTACTGCTGCAGGGCGGCGGCGACCTGCTGGGTCTGGCCCCGCAGTTTCTCGGCGCTGGCGCGGATGGCGGCCACCTTGTCGGCCAGACCGCGATTTTGCGCCAGCCCGCCGAGGCGCCCGGCATTCTCGATCTCGCGGTTGGCCGCGGCCAGCATGTAGGCGAGGGCGTCGGCATGCGGCTTCCACATGTAGGCCGAGCTGCGCTTAGCCTGGAAATCCTTCATCTCGGCCGCCATGCGGGCCTGGATGGCGACCATGCGCACCAGGCAGTGGGCGTAGTCGGCGCGAAAGCTCTTCTCTTTGCCGTAGTCGGCCTTGTAAGCCTCCGACTCGCCCGGACTCAACACCACATTGCCGTGGGGCATGGGGACGATGATGCTGCCGCCCTTGCTCCCCGCGGTGCGGTTGAAATTGCGGATGGTTTCGGCGGCCGATTCGATCTTGCTCTCCTCGGGACTGGTGGGCATCACCACCGGGGCCACGGGACGGGCGGCGGCCTCCGGGCTGCGCCCCGGACCCGGGGCGCTGGCAACCTGGGCTCTGGATTGGCCGCCCAGCATAGCAGCGGTTCCCCGCCCTCCTGCCCGCTTGTCCACCGCCTTCTTGAAGCGGGAGACCTTGCGGAAGTGGTCCTGGGCTTTGCCGTATTCGAGCTTGAGGGCCTGTTGTTCTTCCCCCATGTTCTCCAGGTGCTGCACGGTAACATCGCCATCCACCCGGCTGAGCAGGCTGCCGCCTTCCTCCTGGATGCGTGCGGCAAAGGTTCTGATCTGCCGGGCGGCGCTGTGGAACAGCTGGTCGAAGTGGTTGCCGAAGAAGACGTTGTAGGCGGCGACCGTGGCCAGCGCCTGGGGATGGTAGAAGGACTCGCGCAGGGATTGCTTGATCTCGCGCACCCGCTGCACCATGCCGGCGTCCATGAGATCGTCGAAGTGGCGGAAGTCCTCGACCTCCTGCTGGATGAAGGCGAACTCGGCCACCAGGTGGCGGTGTTCCAGCGGCATCTCGGGCACAGGATGGTCTTTGAGGATCTCGCTGAGGGAGCGCTCAAAGCGGAGGGTCGCTTCTTCCCCGCTGCCGGCCATGGAGGCGGTGGTGGCACGATACAGGAAGGTGGCGACGAAATCGGCCTTGTCGCGGTCATTGTCGGCCCGCGAGGTCTTGCCCACGTAATAGCGGAGGAGGGCCTCGGCGGTCTCGCTCGAGGTGGCGGACTTGAGACCGTCGCGCACCATGGGCGGGGTGATGGCCATGTCGAGCAGGGCCAGCCAGCGGCGCAGGACCTCGATGGAATGGCGGATGCGGCCTTGC
The DNA window shown above is from Terriglobales bacterium and carries:
- a CDS encoding glycosyltransferase; protein product: MRDLLFPTVAIYNPPTSRARMGTPGYSIVIPAYNESERICHALDRVLEHIGQQQWDAEIIVVNDGSRDHTADLVRGYAAQHPA